A window from Pyrococcus kukulkanii encodes these proteins:
- a CDS encoding fibrillarin-like rRNA/tRNA 2'-O-methyltransferase has protein sequence MVEVKKHKFPGVYIVIDDDGSEKIATKNLVPGQRVYGERVIKWEGEEYRIWNPHRSKLGAAIMNGLKNFPIKPGKTVLYLGIASGTTASHVSDIIGWEGKIYGIEFSPRVLRELVPIVEERKNIVPILGDATKPEEYRALVTKVDVIFEDVAQPTQAKILIDNAEAYLKRGGYGMIAVKSRSIDVTKEPEQVFREVERELGEYFEVIERLNLEPYEKDHALFVVRKP, from the coding sequence ATGGTTGAGGTTAAGAAGCACAAGTTCCCCGGCGTTTACATTGTCATTGACGACGATGGTAGCGAGAAGATAGCGACCAAGAACCTAGTCCCAGGACAGAGGGTCTACGGTGAGAGGGTAATCAAGTGGGAGGGGGAAGAGTACAGGATATGGAACCCTCACCGCTCAAAGCTTGGAGCTGCGATAATGAATGGCCTCAAGAACTTCCCAATAAAGCCCGGGAAGACCGTGCTTTACCTTGGAATAGCGAGCGGAACCACAGCATCTCACGTGAGTGATATAATAGGCTGGGAAGGGAAAATCTACGGAATTGAGTTCTCCCCAAGGGTTCTCAGGGAGCTTGTTCCTATAGTTGAGGAGAGGAAAAACATAGTGCCAATACTGGGGGATGCTACTAAGCCTGAAGAGTACAGGGCCTTGGTTACAAAGGTCGATGTAATATTCGAGGACGTTGCTCAGCCAACGCAGGCAAAGATACTCATAGACAATGCTGAGGCCTACCTCAAGAGGGGCGGCTATGGAATGATAGCGGTTAAGAGCAGGAGCATAGACGTTACCAAGGAGCCAGAGCAAGTGTTCAGGGAAGTTGAGAGGGAATTGGGCGAGTACTTTGAAGTCATTGAGAGGCTGAACCTTGAGCCCTACGAGAAGGATCATGCACTTTTCGTGGTTAGGAAGCCTTAG